A genomic region of Anaeromyxobacter sp. contains the following coding sequences:
- the infA gene encoding translation initiation factor IF-1 encodes MSEKEAGIEVQGTVDEALAGGMYRVKVDQGPVVLAYASGKMKKFHIRIIPGDRVKLELSPYDLTRGRITYRDK; translated from the coding sequence GTGAGTGAGAAAGAAGCAGGCATCGAGGTCCAGGGTACCGTCGACGAGGCGCTCGCCGGCGGCATGTACCGGGTCAAGGTCGATCAGGGTCCGGTGGTCCTGGCCTATGCCTCGGGCAAGATGAAGAAGTTCCACATCCGCATCATCCCCGGCGACCGGGTCAAGCTGGAGCTGTCGCCGTACGACCTGACGCGCGGCCGCATCACCTACCGCGACAAGTAG